DNA from Brassica napus cultivar Da-Ae chromosome C4, Da-Ae, whole genome shotgun sequence:
GCAGTTTCCAAAGCATCATCGAGTCTCCCAGCCTTTAGATAGGCATTGATCATTTCTTCGAATGTGGATAGTTTGTAAGCCCATGGATCACAGACGTTCAACGATTCAGCCAATATCCACTTCGCGTGTGGCAAAGTATTCTCATCTTCGCAACACTTAGCGATGACGTTGGAGTAAGGTGCATGATTGAATTTGAACGTAACGAAATCTTGCATCTGTCTGGCTTTTTCGAATTTTTCGATGGATTCCTTTGTCATCCGGAGATCGCAACAAAAAAGTTCATGCATGGTTAAATTTTGCTTCATAATATGTAGTGGCCGGTCTTCAATCAAATGATGATTTTCTACCAACGACCAAGCTTCGGTTTCCTTACCGTACTTAAACAAGACATCCAAGAGTGGTCTCTTGGAAGCATCTTCAATCTTACCACTGGTTTCTGCTACCAAACAAGTGTAAATCTCCATTGCTTTATCCTCTTTACCTTTACTGAAATGATACTCAATGAGAGAAACCGTTACTGCGGTTTTGGTTACCGTTGGATAACCaacgttgttgttgttgccatCTTTACTACTTATAAACTCCTCACAACAAAGTGCCCAGGCTTTGTCAAAATCTTTCTGATCCAAGAATTCAGAGTCGTACTCGTCaggattttttaaaagaaagataTCTTTAACCAGATCTAAAGCTTCATCATACTTCCCGGAAAGGTACAAAGCTTTGGTCAAGATACGGTACGTTTGGTAATCAAGAAGAGCATGATCATCATAGCCACCGCGGATGTGGTGATGGAGTTGAAGAGCTACGTGGGCATGACCATCGTCGCAGAGAGCTTTGACGATGTGGTTGCAACAATCAACGCTGAGACTGATGTTGGATTGGTTGAAAAAGTAATGGAAGAGATGATAGGCGTCCATGTAACGCTTGGCCTCGCACAAGGCTGCGATTATAAGGTCACAAGTAGCGGTTGTTGTTTCGGTGCGAGAAGTGGCGAAAGCGGTGAAGCGTGCGTACTCCACGGCGGTGTCGAGATCAGAGAGATTCTGGATCAAGAATCTAACCTTCGAGTATAGATGCTTCTCACAGTAATATTGATTCTTCGGGGGCTCCTCCTCCGGTGAGATGATGACATCTCCTCCGAGGATGATAGGGTAAGGAGGAGGGTTTGAGACAAGACACTTGTTTAGTTCGTGACGTTTTGCTTCCGCTTCCTCTTTCGCATCGGAACTGAGTCTCTCTTTCTCAAAAGCTTTACGGATCAGATAGCGGCAATAGAGGCTATTATTATAGAGTCTGGAATCAAGGATGAGGCTTAAGACGTCTTTGTAACGTTTGGCATCATCCAAGGCTGGGGCTACAAGCTCACATATAGCAACTCTGGTGGCCATGCGACTTTTTTCAGCAACTGGCGAGCGTGCGTACTCCACAGCCTTGTTTAGTTCTGAGCTACGGATCAAGGATCTCACCGTCGTGTATAGGTCCTTCTCATCCTCATAATGATTCCACGTGGCGGTGGCAGACCTGGAGGAGATGTGACGGTTTAAAAAAGAGGACTTTAGGAGAGTGCGACGGCGGagtaacatcatcatcatcatcttggcTTCGATAGGAGTAGGcctcttaaaataaaataaaaaactgttACGTAATATACTCTGTTTTTAACCCTAGTTATTTATGAAGTTGGACAGTATTAAGATAActcctagttttttttttgtaactaaaaaaaaaaagataactccTAGTTATGTTTAAATAATGATGTATTAGTTCTTAGTCCTTATCAATACATGAGACATATATACCGAGCTATGCTTGAGCTAATAAAATAACAGAAACTATTCATTTTATACATTCTATATCAATACTCTGATTTTaacctattttattttattttatagaatcCCATGCATGCATGGAAACACGTGCATGAAAAgaaagaataatatatttatatcttttatttttgtcaacagaatatatattaatatatattgtttcCACTCCAAAAGTGAAGCACAGTTTATTAGTCTGGCATGGGCAATCGAAAGTATGAAAAGTCATAGATGTTTAAAGGTACACTTTTCCTTTGAAGGAAGAATGCTAGTGGATGCAATCAACGGGCTTCTGAATGGCCTTCCTTCAGGTTTAAAGTGATGGAGATTAGATTATTACTGAGAGATTTTTTGGCATGGCGTGTGTTCTCTCAATCATTTGAAGCTAACAGAGGAGCTCGCCTTATAGCTGCTAGTGCTTTAAAAGACTTCAGGTTTCAATCCTATGTTGCTAGAGGCGCACCAAGGTGGTGTTCTCAAGTCTTTTGATGGCTACATAGTGTTTACCTTGTTTGATCTCATCGGTTGGTTTAAGTTTGTATGAAACTTTTTAAAGTTAACCGGCGGCTTTGGGCTAGTGGTACTTGAGGGGAAACCCCCAATACGGTACCCGCAGTTCGAGTCCCGCTGGCCACCCAGGCTAGGGTTAAATTCCAAGAATACGTGGAGTTCCGTGGGCCTCGCGGGAATAGTCGGTTGATCACGGTCGCCGGAAACCCGCGgttacctaaaaaaaaaaaaaaaaatttgtaaagtTTTTTGGATGTATGAAAGGAATATATTAgatgggaaaaaaaaaagtaattaaatatcttcttatttttttcctctAGTATAATAAATTTCCGattatattgtaaaatatatcaatgattaaaaatgaatttttatgatattatctcattccttcttttttttgggtGGTAAAGGAaggaaaatatattattgaacCATCGATCCTTGAGTTTGCTTCTATTCCAAGGTAATATAATATTTCCCCATAACATCAAATTATTGAAATAGCAAATGGTTATAAATCAAATAAGAGATAAAGACATATCTTAGagcaaaatataatataattatcgatatacataatacataaacCCTAGGACTCTAATCATATCGTTGTATAAGTAGCGTAGTACAAACACACACAGTTCATCAGAACTTTCTATTAAGAATACAAATCTTTGAAAACGATACCTCTGGAGCGATGTCCCTAACCCGCCGCATTAACCTTCTGGTTGGCCTCTCAAAGTCTCTACAATTCTCAAATCGTCGTCACATGTCCACCTGCGTCGCCTCAGCCACCGTGGCACGCTACCCGCTTGGAAAAGACCTCTCCTGGCTTCCCAGGAACCCGACGTCCGAGGATGTAAACCGGGCGGCGGATCTCGTAAAGGGGCGTCCTGTTTCTCTGCTATACAGAGTCTTGACGATGATTGAGCTGTCAGATGTTGACGGAGCCGTTGAGTTGGCTCGTCTCTCTGTCTTGAAAGATGATCGTGGTGGCCACGACACCATCTTCATATGCAACGCCGTGATCGGAGCCATGTGCCAAGCGAAACGTTTCGAAGAAGGCATCGGTCTGTTCCATTACTTCTTCAACGAGAATAACATCGTCCCTAACATCGTCTCCTTCAACCACGTGATCAAAGCCTTTTGTGACCTAGGCCGTGTCGACGACGCCCTTCAACTCTACCGTCACGCTGCTCGGTTCGGTGCAGACAAAGAGACATTCAGTGTTTTGACTCAAGCCTTGGTCCACGCCTATGGCTACGGGGAAGCTGGAATATTCGTGGGATTAAGTAGATGCTTAACTACGGCGGATGATTGGACGCCCATGCTCATTGAGATTCGTGGGCGCTTGGATCAGATGAATGCTGAAGATGCTGATGATTACTTTCACACGAATAGGCTGAAgttcgatgatgatgatgatgatggagttTTCAAATCGATTGCTACGATATTTGTGGAATATTGGCTCAAACATGACAATGAAGAGAAAGCAATGGAGTGCTATAGCACTATCCGTACTTGGGAAAGCTTGCCTGCCACCACCGGGAACACCCTTTTAAGGATTTTGCTAGAAAATTGCAAGAGAACTGAGGCTGGGGCCTTGATCGAAGTAAATGCTAAGGACTTGTTTCACAACATGTTGAAAAAACACAAACGTTTTGATTCAGAGACCATTAACATAATGGTGGACTACTGGTTCAATATTGGCGAGTTTAACAAGGCCATGGAGACATTCAACGAGTCACAACAACAGGGAAGAAAGATAATGGTTCGGTGTTATAGTAACGTGATCGCTAGGCTTTGCGAGCGTGGGATGATGTCGGAGGCTGAAGGTTTGTTTGAGGACATGTGTTCAGACAAAGACTTGTCTCCTCCTCCTGATGTGTCTACATTCAGATCCATGGTCAATGGATATGTTCGTGCTGGAAGAGTTGATGATGCCATCAAAACCTCGAACAAATTAGCAATTTTGAAACTGCGCAAGGTTTCTGTTTATGAGGACTGATGTTAATTTACTTCCCTAATTAAGAGTTACTACTTGTCGCTGTATCGTTTTGCTTTTTACCTTGCTGTAGTTTGAGCTGACTTTTGCTCTCATCATGCTCATTGCACCTTCGTGGTTGTCAAAAACCCAAGCTCAAGCACTAGAGTTAAACATTTACTTAAATagtaatagtaataataataacatttactGATCAGACGTTAAGAGGAATGACCGTAGATTGTaacttataaagttataaaacatgtttttacaTCAGTATTGTCACAACATTTACTCACCAAAGTGTTAGTAGTTTAGTAGTAGTGATAAGAATTTAGTTTTATTGGGGAcgaatgattattttttaaatctgaATTTTATAGTATAATTTCAGGTCTACGAGAAAATATAGATTTAGAGCTAAGAATTTTCCtggtaataaaaaatatttacggTCATTTTATAATAGAGAGAAAATAACAAACTTGTCATAGTAGATCTATCTTTccttatagtttttttttcttctgattttCCTTTACAAACAGAGAGAAAATATAGATGCACTCTTTCGTGGTACATCGGCtactttctattttttatcggttaatttaataaaactttatatgCTCCTTAAATCAGTGAACAAATCacaataaaatcattattttagagaaacgaagacaaaaaaaatttcaaacctctctgacaataatcatatattagttcatgataaaaatactgaagtctataatctttagtgttgttttaaaatttctaaccaaattctatatttgtattaatgtattctaaactctatttcatgccaaattctatatttgtattaatgtattctaaactctctttcatagtacatggcatcattcaatttttttcatcagttaatttagtaaaacttcatatactctttaaatcggtggataaaccacaataaaatttatattctagagaaacggagacaacaaaagttccaaaactctctgaccataatcatatgttagttcttgatacaactatgcattaaaacaatattgtaatattttttgaaattttctcaaaatctatgtgttaacctctacaaaatattcagtttttcgataaatggttaatatactaaagataataatctttagtgttgttttaaaatttctaaccacattctaaatttgtattaatgtattctaaactctcattcatggtacactggcatcgttctatttttttatcagttaatttagtaaaacttcatatactcaaATCAGTggataaaccaaaataaaattcatattctagagaaacggagacaacaaaagttccaaaactTTCTGACCATAATCAAATGTTAGTTCtcgatacaactatgcattaaatcaatattttaatattttttgaatttttctcaaaatctatgtgtccctacaaaatattc
Protein-coding regions in this window:
- the LOC106392455 gene encoding pentatricopeptide repeat-containing protein At3g60980, mitochondrial-like, encoding MMMMMLLRRRTLLKSSFLNRHISSRSATATWNHYEDEKDLYTTVRSLIRSSELNKAVEYARSPVAEKSRMATRVAICELVAPALDDAKRYKDVLSLILDSRLYNNSLYCRYLIRKAFEKERLSSDAKEEAEAKRHELNKCLVSNPPPYPIILGGDVIISPEEEPPKNQYYCEKHLYSKVRFLIQNLSDLDTAVEYARFTAFATSRTETTTATCDLIIAALCEAKRYMDAYHLFHYFFNQSNISLSVDCCNHIVKALCDDGHAHVALQLHHHIRGGYDDHALLDYQTYRILTKALYLSGKYDEALDLVKDIFLLKNPDEYDSEFLDQKDFDKAWALCCEEFISSKDGNNNNVGYPTVTKTAVTVSLIEYHFSKGKEDKAMEIYTCLVAETSGKIEDASKRPLLDVLFKYGKETEAWSLVENHHLIEDRPLHIMKQNLTMHELFCCDLRMTKESIEKFEKARQMQDFVTFKFNHAPYSNVIAKCCEDENTLPHAKWILAESLNVCDPWAYKLSTFEEMINAYLKAGRLDDALETANMMVDANLRLVSILMKS
- the LOC111213996 gene encoding pentatricopeptide repeat-containing protein At3g60960, mitochondrial-like, whose protein sequence is MSLTRRINLLVGLSKSLQFSNRRHMSTCVASATVARYPLGKDLSWLPRNPTSEDVNRAADLVKGRPVSLLYRVLTMIELSDVDGAVELARLSVLKDDRGGHDTIFICNAVIGAMCQAKRFEEGIGLFHYFFNENNIVPNIVSFNHVIKAFCDLGRVDDALQLYRHAARFGADKETFSVLTQALVHAYGYGEAGIFVGLSRCLTTADDWTPMLIEIRGRLDQMNAEDADDYFHTNRLKFDDDDDDGVFKSIATIFVEYWLKHDNEEKAMECYSTIRTWESLPATTGNTLLRILLENCKRTEAGALIEVNAKDLFHNMLKKHKRFDSETINIMVDYWFNIGEFNKAMETFNESQQQGRKIMVRCYSNVIARLCERGMMSEAEGLFEDMCSDKDLSPPPDVSTFRSMVNGYVRAGRVDDAIKTSNKLAILKLRKVSVYED